A part of Carassius carassius chromosome 32, fCarCar2.1, whole genome shotgun sequence genomic DNA contains:
- the LOC132113035 gene encoding large ribosomal subunit protein bL33m-like, with the protein MFLTTVNFAKSKSKTLLVQMVSAAGTGFCFNTKRGRLRDKLVLRKHDPIVNKHVLFIEKRKIRSL; encoded by the exons ATGTTTCTCACTACCGTAAACT TTGCCAAGAGCAAATCTAA GACTTTGCTGGTTCAGATGGTGAGTGCAGCTGGCACAGGTTTCTGTTTTAACACGAAGAGGGGCCGATTGAGGGACAAACTGGTTTTGCGAAAGCATGACCCCATAG TGAACAAACATGTTCTGTTCATTGAGAAGAGGAAAATACGATCTCTTTAA
- the rbks gene encoding ribokinase, translating to MSADVSVVVVGSCMTDLVSQAPRLPKAGETIHGHRFIIGFGGKGANQCVQAARLGAKTAMVCKVGRDVFGNDYIQNFKNNGISTAYVEQTENAATGAASIIVNDTGENAIVIVAGANMLLGQEELQRALTTIVNAKVLVCQLEIKPDTSLQALRMARENHVKTIFNPAPAIVDLCSDFFKASDVFCCNESEAELLTGMSVTSVEDASQVGLELLNKGCGSVIVTLGPQGCVVCQPTNTAPKHIPTTAVTAADTTGAGDSFIGALAFYMAHYPTMTLEEMARRANLVAAVSVQTVGTQTSFPFQKDLPTELF from the exons TCAGGCACCTCGGCTCCCCAAGGCTGGAGAGACAATACATGGACACAGGTTCATTATTGGTTTCGGTGGCAAAGGGGCCAATCAATGCGTCCAAGCTGCACGATTGGGGGCCAAGACTGCGATGGTGTGCAAG GTCGGCAGAGACGTTTTTGGGAACGACTACATTCAAAACTTCAAAAATAATGGCATATCGACTG CCTATGTAGAACAAACTGAGAATGCTGCAACTGGAGCTGCCTCTATCATCGTAAATGACACAG GGGAGAATGCCATAGTGATTGTCGCTGGTGCTAATATGCTCTTGGGCCAAGAGGAACTGCAGCGGGCACTAACCACCATAGTAAATGCAAAGGTGCTCGTTTGCCAGCTTGAAATCAAGCCAGATACATCACTTCAGGCCTTGAGAATGGCCAGAGAGAACCACG TGAAGACCATTTTTAATCCAGCTCCAGCTATTGTGGACCTGTGTTCTGATTTCTTCAAAGCATCTGACGTTTTCTGCTGCAATGAATCTGAG GCAGAGCTGTTGACGGGTATGTCCGTTACCTCAGTGGAGGATGCCAGTCAAGTAGGCCTGGAGCTGCTAAACAAAGGTTGTGGTTCAGTCATTGTCACCTTGGGGCCACAGGGCTGTGTGGTGTGTCAGCCCACAAACACGGCACCGAAACACATTCCCACCACTGCGGTGACTGCTGCGGATACCACG GGAGCAGGTGACAGCTTCATTGGTGCTCTGGCTTTCTACATGGCCCATTATCCCACAATGACGCTGGAAGAGATGGCAAGGAGAGCCAACCTTGTCGCAGCCGTGTCTGTACAAACTGTTGGCACTCAAACATCTTTTCCATTTCAGAAGGATCTGCCAACTGAACTGTTCTGA